In Rhizobium sp. ARZ01, a genomic segment contains:
- a CDS encoding tetratricopeptide repeat protein, with the protein MSLTRIIFATSFALVLAPTGVAFAADSGGGSAPSPTPTTTTCTNGKVWSPQRKMCLTPNQIRANSKKNGTQKKTELKPDDILYEAAREFAYAGQYSNALNALKAAENQNDPRILNYYGFAYRKLGQIDRAMTYYRKALQKDENYILARSYMGQALIAQGDIQGARVQLVEIRDRGGENSWAYKSLLQSLGGDRSTY; encoded by the coding sequence ATGTCCCTGACCCGCATCATTTTCGCCACATCATTTGCTCTGGTACTTGCGCCGACTGGCGTCGCATTCGCTGCCGACAGCGGCGGCGGCTCGGCGCCCAGCCCGACCCCAACGACCACGACATGCACGAATGGCAAGGTCTGGAGCCCGCAGCGCAAAATGTGCCTCACACCGAACCAGATCAGAGCCAATTCCAAGAAGAACGGCACGCAAAAGAAAACCGAACTGAAGCCGGACGACATACTCTACGAAGCGGCGCGGGAGTTTGCCTATGCCGGACAGTACAGTAACGCTCTCAACGCGCTGAAGGCCGCAGAAAACCAGAACGATCCGCGCATTCTCAATTACTATGGCTTCGCATACCGCAAGCTCGGTCAGATCGATCGCGCCATGACGTACTATCGCAAAGCGCTGCAGAAGGATGAGAACTACATCCTCGCCCGCTCCTACATGGGCCAGGCACTGATCGCCCAAGGCGATATCCAGGGGGCACGCGTACAACTCGTCGAAATCCGTGACCGTGGCGGCGAGAATAGTTGGGCGTATAAGTCCCTCCTGCAGTCGCTCGGTGGCGATCGCAGCACTTACTGA
- a CDS encoding N-acetyltransferase, which produces MLSNASIEAKSSPIVSHTVPVLMHKHDLVYLTEDASHDAAIEHINEEAFGPGRHVRAAARIREQGPHDRSLSFICADDGETIASVRMTPVNAGSVKAHLLGPLAVRPSHKNKGIGRELVRIAVEAARRKGSEAVILVGDPPYYGPLGFEKVAYNALTFPGPVDPKRVLVVPIAADTHERLQGEIGWRPEHAAVEVASDLQPAPAHCVA; this is translated from the coding sequence ATGCTCTCAAACGCCTCCATCGAGGCGAAGTCATCTCCTATTGTCTCGCATACGGTTCCTGTTCTCATGCACAAGCACGACCTCGTCTACCTGACCGAAGACGCGTCTCATGACGCCGCCATCGAACACATCAACGAAGAAGCCTTTGGCCCGGGACGGCATGTGCGCGCCGCAGCGCGGATCCGCGAGCAAGGTCCGCATGACCGGTCGCTTTCCTTCATCTGCGCCGACGACGGCGAGACGATCGCTTCGGTGCGGATGACGCCGGTAAATGCGGGCAGCGTGAAGGCACATCTGCTTGGCCCGCTCGCCGTCCGGCCGTCGCATAAGAACAAGGGTATCGGCCGGGAACTCGTCCGGATTGCAGTCGAAGCAGCCAGGCGGAAGGGCTCGGAAGCGGTCATCCTTGTCGGCGACCCGCCCTATTACGGCCCCCTCGGCTTCGAAAAGGTCGCCTACAATGCCCTGACCTTCCCCGGTCCCGTTGACCCGAAGCGGGTACTGGTCGTGCCGATCGCCGCCGACACGCACGAACGGCTGCAGGGCGAGATCGGCTGGCGGCCTGAACACGCTGCTGTGGAGGTCGCGTCGGACCTGCAGCCGGCTCCCGCGCATTGCGTCGCTTGA
- a CDS encoding RNA polymerase sigma factor, translating into MRPTAESNEFRRELVGLLPKLRRFAMTLTRNASDADDLVQEVCERAITRSHLWNGEGRLESWIYAMTRNLWVDEVRKRKVRTGSGTVDFSEQDDLRIEASADKAVYAKQLHKLIMTMPEGLSSVFLLVNVEGHSYREAADILGIPIGTVMSRLSTARIRLAAMISEQTERRT; encoded by the coding sequence ATGCGTCCCACGGCAGAATCGAATGAATTCCGGCGTGAATTGGTTGGTCTTTTGCCGAAGCTGCGCCGCTTTGCCATGACTTTGACAAGAAATGCCAGCGATGCCGACGATCTCGTTCAGGAAGTTTGTGAGCGCGCCATTACCCGGAGCCACCTCTGGAACGGGGAAGGACGGCTGGAGAGCTGGATCTATGCCATGACGCGAAATCTCTGGGTGGACGAAGTCAGGAAACGGAAAGTCCGCACAGGTTCTGGCACGGTTGACTTCTCCGAACAGGACGATCTGCGAATAGAGGCGTCGGCCGACAAAGCCGTCTACGCCAAGCAATTGCACAAACTGATCATGACGATGCCGGAAGGCCTTTCGAGCGTGTTCCTGCTGGTGAACGTGGAAGGTCACAGCTACCGCGAGGCCGCGGATATTCTCGGAATCCCGATCGGTACCGTCATGAGCAGGCTTTCGACGGCGCGCATTAGGCTTGCCGCCATGATTTCAGAACAGACAGAAAGGAGGACCTGA
- a CDS encoding NUDIX domain-containing protein has protein sequence MSSKRSPEKRTLWARLVTLVMHGYFAYARGMTLGVRAACFDTEGRVFLVRHSYVPGWHLPGGGVERHETVPQALAKEMREEGNLAAVDPPRLFHVYFNRGTSKRDHVLFYICENVRQSGPKLPDREIREAGFFALDALPEGVTPATRRRLDEVAGRSQPADIW, from the coding sequence ATGAGCAGCAAGAGATCGCCGGAAAAGCGAACCCTCTGGGCTCGCCTTGTGACGCTCGTGATGCACGGCTACTTCGCCTACGCGCGTGGCATGACGCTCGGCGTGCGGGCTGCGTGCTTTGATACCGAGGGGCGCGTCTTCCTCGTGCGCCACAGCTATGTCCCCGGCTGGCATCTGCCCGGCGGCGGCGTCGAGAGACACGAGACGGTCCCGCAGGCGCTGGCCAAGGAGATGCGCGAGGAGGGCAACCTTGCGGCGGTCGACCCGCCAAGGCTGTTCCATGTCTACTTCAACAGGGGAACGAGCAAGCGCGACCACGTGCTGTTCTACATCTGCGAGAACGTGCGCCAGAGCGGGCCGAAATTGCCCGACCGGGAAATCCGGGAGGCCGGATTCTTTGCCCTCGATGCGCTGCCCGAAGGGGTGACGCCCGCGACACGGCGCAGGCTTGACGAAGTGGCCGGCCGGTCGCAGCCGGCCGACATCTGGTAA
- a CDS encoding DUF1285 domain-containing protein, giving the protein MAKGEFQATGDAAGLAALIARAAADKGGQNRGLPPVEKWNPPDCGDIDMEIRADGTWFYMGTPIGRAPLVRLFSTVLRRDEDGKIYLVTPVEKVGIRVVDAPFVAVEMSVQGEGEAQKLTFRTNVGDVVEAGIEHQLRFVIFGENNELKPYLHVRGRLEALVSRSVMYDIVALGETIVIDGKLMFAVRSGGSVFPIMPAADLEALSR; this is encoded by the coding sequence ATGGCTAAGGGCGAATTTCAAGCGACGGGTGACGCCGCTGGACTGGCGGCCCTGATCGCACGGGCGGCCGCCGACAAGGGTGGGCAAAACCGCGGCCTGCCGCCGGTGGAGAAGTGGAATCCGCCAGATTGCGGCGATATCGACATGGAGATCCGCGCCGACGGGACGTGGTTCTACATGGGCACGCCGATCGGCCGGGCGCCTTTGGTGCGACTTTTTTCCACGGTCCTGCGCCGCGACGAGGATGGAAAGATCTATCTCGTAACACCTGTGGAAAAGGTCGGAATCCGGGTCGTCGACGCGCCTTTTGTCGCCGTCGAGATGAGCGTACAGGGCGAGGGTGAGGCACAGAAGCTGACCTTTCGCACCAATGTCGGCGATGTCGTCGAGGCCGGAATCGAACACCAATTGCGTTTCGTCATTTTTGGCGAAAACAATGAGTTAAAGCCCTATCTTCATGTACGCGGACGACTGGAGGCATTGGTTTCCCGTTCGGTGATGTACGACATCGTCGCGCTCGGAGAGACGATCGTTATCGATGGTAAGCTGATGTTTGCCGTGCGCTCGGGGGGATCTGTCTTTCCGATCATGCCGGCTGCCGATCTGGAAGCACTGTCACGATGA
- a CDS encoding CoA pyrophosphatase, with protein sequence MSFPLYSAAEFRRRAMVQSLTLHPEDWRENGDAKLNPMTIAHVEGMKLKDAAVLIAAVNDGDDARLIFTQRTATLRKHSGQVAFPGGAVDEGDRDMEEAAAREAEEEIGLNRHLVETVGRLPDYMALSGFRITPVLAVVQPGFSLHLNPDEVDEVFEVPLSFLMNPANHETGSGVWLGAERHYYRMPYDGRNIWGITAGIVRVIYERLYA encoded by the coding sequence ATGAGCTTTCCCCTCTACAGCGCCGCGGAGTTCCGCCGCAGGGCCATGGTGCAGTCCTTGACGCTGCACCCTGAAGATTGGCGGGAGAATGGGGATGCCAAGCTCAATCCCATGACGATTGCACATGTCGAGGGGATGAAGCTGAAGGACGCCGCCGTGCTGATCGCGGCGGTCAACGACGGCGACGATGCGCGCCTCATTTTCACGCAGCGCACCGCGACGCTTCGCAAGCACTCCGGCCAGGTCGCCTTTCCGGGCGGGGCGGTGGACGAGGGCGATCGCGACATGGAGGAGGCTGCCGCGCGCGAGGCCGAAGAAGAGATCGGGCTCAATCGTCACCTGGTCGAGACGGTAGGGCGTCTCCCGGACTACATGGCGCTGTCCGGATTCCGCATCACGCCAGTCTTGGCGGTGGTGCAGCCTGGATTTTCCCTCCACCTCAACCCGGACGAGGTAGATGAGGTATTCGAGGTGCCACTGTCCTTCCTGATGAACCCGGCCAATCATGAGACGGGAAGCGGCGTCTGGCTGGGTGCCGAGCGGCACTATTATCGCATGCCCTACGATGGGCGAAACATCTGGGG
- a CDS encoding DUF58 domain-containing protein has protein sequence MPAIGEIVRRTPTAEVLSRGQARAALIPDCLVEARRLANTVIAGWHGRRKRGIGENFWQFRPYVDGESLSRIDWRRSARDDHTYVRDREWEAAHTIWLWADLSPSMMYRSSLGAVSKESRALVIMLALAEILARSGERIGCPGVMEPIAARNAAERLATALAHSALADGLPPTDMIRGSSDIVMIGDFLDPPDAVMERLGPLAKRGFRGHVIEIADPAEELFPYAGRTEFTDPESGQKLTAGRAETLRDDYARAYQARRAVLADHLRHLGWSFVTHRTDHLASEAIVAAHMYLSGLPAMRAAGAHR, from the coding sequence ATGCCCGCAATCGGCGAGATCGTCCGACGCACACCGACAGCCGAAGTCCTGTCGCGGGGACAGGCGCGCGCGGCGCTGATACCGGATTGCCTCGTCGAAGCGCGACGACTCGCCAACACGGTCATTGCAGGCTGGCACGGGCGGCGCAAGCGTGGCATCGGCGAGAATTTCTGGCAGTTCCGCCCCTACGTGGACGGTGAGAGCCTGTCGCGGATCGACTGGCGTCGCTCGGCTCGCGACGACCACACCTATGTACGCGACCGCGAATGGGAGGCCGCCCACACGATCTGGCTTTGGGCCGATCTCTCGCCTTCGATGATGTATAGGTCGAGCCTCGGCGCGGTATCCAAAGAGAGCCGCGCGCTGGTCATCATGTTGGCTCTTGCCGAAATCCTCGCACGCTCGGGCGAGCGGATCGGCTGCCCGGGCGTCATGGAACCGATCGCGGCCCGCAATGCGGCCGAACGGCTCGCGACCGCGCTTGCCCACAGCGCGCTCGCCGACGGGCTTCCGCCGACCGACATGATCCGCGGTTCGAGCGACATCGTCATGATCGGTGACTTCCTCGATCCGCCGGATGCAGTCATGGAGCGGCTCGGACCGTTGGCAAAACGAGGCTTCCGCGGCCATGTGATCGAAATCGCCGACCCCGCGGAAGAGCTTTTCCCCTATGCCGGCCGCACCGAATTCACCGATCCCGAATCCGGGCAGAAGCTGACCGCCGGCAGGGCAGAGACGCTGAGGGATGACTATGCACGCGCCTATCAGGCCCGTCGCGCCGTCCTCGCCGACCACCTGCGCCATCTTGGCTGGAGCTTCGTCACCCATCGCACCGACCATCTCGCCTCCGAAGCGATCGTCGCCGCCCACATGTACCTCTCCGGTCTGCCGGCGATGAGGGCCGCGGGGGCACACCGATGA
- a CDS encoding DUF4159 domain-containing protein → MSSLAFAYPAVLTALVLLPAIWWLLRLTPPRPVVEAFPPFRILASILKREETPARSPWWLTLLRMLMAAAVIFAIADPVLNPRENTLSTSGPLVLVIDNSWASAADWQRRVDTASALIDDAEARNLPISIIFTVERGHDAVPTDAATARTRLAAAQARPLPASRGTALAALTTALEGTTPGTLAFLSDGIAGDDSDNSDGTLAALKALQPADFRLIEGDGRATVALTGANNDADTMTVNASRLSTREARTLALTAHDTRGRPIGNGTISFKAGASTGTGSITAPFELRNDFAHITVDGLATAGATYLLDDGFRRRRVAILSGETQDASQPLLSPLHYIEKALTPYSDLIHPGVSDLATAIPELLEQRPSVLIMADIGRLPEATYAPMKKWLEAGGMLIRFAGPRLAAAPADDPLVPVMLRKGERALDGALSWSEPQPLADYPPTSPFAGMPRANDVLVKRQVLAEPTPDLPERTWANLADGTPLVTTGKVGAGRIVLFHVSAETGWSNLPLAGDFVEMLRRSVQLSRGGGVAATDQANGQRLPPFRLLTAVGTLSTDTGEAKPLDPAVAGKNHATEDNPPGLYGSQDGFVAHNLFPAGQKLVQLRATADLSITRENLIGQVEKSLKPVLFLIATLLLIADCLIVLFMSGAFTRNISRAPARAATLALTFTLSLGLLALSPGLPLADDAKPDDDTLFARLDTTHLAYVVTRESDVDRVSERGLAGLTEFLTYRTTLEPGEPVGVDIATDELAVYPLLYWPVSASAEMPTPAAISRIDAYMRNGGTVLFDTRDQFASIENDSEASPNTQRLREILANLDIPPLEPVPADHVLTKAFYLLTNFPGRYAGGHLWVEAELDHKEDPNRPARAGDGVTPIMITGNDFAGAWAIDANGMPLLPTVPPDEVQREHAFRSGVNILMYMLTGNYKADQVHVPALLERLGQ, encoded by the coding sequence ATGAGCAGCCTAGCCTTCGCCTATCCCGCCGTGCTTACGGCCCTCGTGCTTCTGCCGGCAATCTGGTGGCTCCTGCGCCTGACGCCGCCAAGGCCCGTGGTCGAGGCCTTTCCGCCATTCCGCATCCTTGCGTCGATCCTGAAGCGCGAGGAGACCCCGGCGCGCAGCCCCTGGTGGCTGACGCTGCTGCGCATGCTGATGGCGGCCGCCGTCATATTCGCGATTGCCGATCCCGTGCTGAACCCACGGGAGAACACGCTTTCGACATCCGGTCCCCTCGTGCTCGTTATCGACAACAGCTGGGCCTCGGCCGCAGATTGGCAGCGGCGCGTCGATACAGCGTCCGCCCTGATCGACGATGCTGAAGCGCGCAACCTGCCCATTTCGATAATCTTCACTGTCGAGCGCGGACACGATGCCGTGCCGACTGACGCGGCAACTGCTCGCACGCGTCTCGCCGCGGCCCAGGCCCGGCCGCTACCCGCAAGCCGTGGAACAGCGCTTGCAGCATTGACGACGGCATTGGAGGGCACGACACCGGGCACGCTCGCTTTCCTTTCAGACGGGATCGCCGGCGACGACAGCGACAACAGTGACGGGACGCTGGCAGCGCTAAAGGCGTTGCAACCAGCCGATTTCCGCCTGATCGAAGGGGATGGCAGAGCCACCGTCGCCCTCACCGGCGCCAACAACGACGCAGACACAATGACCGTGAACGCCAGCCGGCTTTCCACACGTGAAGCCCGTACATTGGCGCTGACCGCCCATGACACGCGCGGCCGGCCGATCGGCAACGGCACGATTTCCTTCAAGGCCGGCGCGTCGACTGGGACCGGCAGCATCACGGCACCCTTTGAACTACGCAACGACTTCGCCCACATCACGGTCGATGGCCTTGCGACGGCCGGCGCCACCTATCTGCTCGACGACGGTTTCCGCCGCCGGCGTGTCGCTATTCTCAGCGGCGAGACGCAGGATGCAAGCCAACCCCTTCTATCGCCGCTGCACTACATCGAAAAGGCGCTCACCCCGTATTCGGACCTGATCCATCCCGGCGTTTCCGACCTCGCCACCGCCATTCCCGAGCTTCTCGAGCAGCGCCCCTCGGTGCTGATCATGGCCGACATCGGCCGCCTGCCGGAGGCAACCTACGCGCCGATGAAGAAATGGCTGGAAGCCGGCGGCATGCTGATCCGCTTCGCTGGCCCCCGCCTTGCCGCGGCCCCCGCCGATGATCCCCTGGTGCCGGTCATGCTCAGAAAGGGCGAGCGGGCACTCGACGGCGCCCTTTCCTGGTCAGAGCCGCAGCCGCTCGCCGATTATCCGCCCACAAGCCCCTTCGCTGGCATGCCGCGCGCGAACGACGTGCTGGTCAAGCGCCAGGTTCTGGCCGAGCCGACGCCGGATCTTCCCGAGCGGACCTGGGCGAACCTGGCCGATGGAACACCGCTCGTGACGACCGGCAAGGTCGGGGCGGGCCGCATCGTCCTCTTCCATGTCAGTGCTGAAACAGGCTGGTCGAACCTGCCCCTGGCGGGCGATTTCGTCGAAATGCTGCGGCGTAGCGTGCAGCTTTCGCGAGGCGGCGGCGTCGCGGCAACTGACCAGGCAAATGGTCAGCGCCTTCCACCGTTCCGACTGCTGACGGCCGTCGGCACGCTTTCCACAGACACCGGCGAGGCCAAGCCGCTCGATCCGGCAGTTGCGGGCAAGAACCATGCGACGGAGGACAATCCCCCCGGCCTCTACGGCTCGCAGGACGGATTTGTCGCCCATAACCTGTTTCCGGCCGGACAGAAGCTGGTGCAGCTTCGGGCCACAGCCGACCTCTCGATCACGCGAGAGAACCTGATCGGTCAGGTGGAGAAATCCCTCAAGCCAGTACTCTTCTTGATTGCCACGCTGCTGTTGATTGCAGACTGCCTGATTGTGCTGTTCATGAGCGGCGCCTTCACCCGCAATATTTCTCGGGCACCAGCGCGAGCCGCCACCCTCGCCCTCACCTTCACTCTGTCTCTTGGGCTGTTGGCCCTGTCACCCGGGTTGCCCCTCGCAGATGACGCCAAGCCCGATGATGATACGCTGTTCGCCCGGCTGGATACGACCCATCTCGCCTATGTCGTCACCCGTGAAAGCGACGTCGATCGCGTCTCCGAACGCGGGCTTGCGGGCCTGACGGAATTTCTCACCTACCGCACGACGCTCGAACCCGGTGAACCGGTAGGTGTCGACATTGCGACCGACGAGCTTGCCGTCTATCCGCTGCTCTACTGGCCGGTGAGCGCGAGCGCCGAAATGCCGACACCAGCCGCCATCAGCCGCATCGACGCCTACATGCGCAACGGCGGCACCGTGTTGTTCGATACCCGCGACCAGTTCGCCTCGATTGAAAACGACAGCGAAGCAAGCCCCAATACGCAGCGGCTGCGCGAGATACTCGCCAATTTAGACATTCCGCCGCTGGAACCCGTCCCGGCAGATCATGTGCTGACGAAGGCCTTTTATCTGCTGACGAATTTCCCCGGCCGCTATGCTGGAGGCCACCTGTGGGTCGAAGCCGAACTCGATCACAAGGAAGATCCGAACCGGCCGGCGCGGGCGGGTGATGGTGTGACACCGATCATGATCACTGGCAACGACTTCGCCGGCGCCTGGGCAATCGACGCCAACGGCATGCCGCTTCTGCCGACGGTTCCGCCCGACGAGGTGCAGCGCGAACACGCGTTCCGATCAGGTGTCAACATCCTGATGTACATGCTGACCGGCAACTACAAGGCAGACCAGGTGCATGTTCCCGCCCTTCTCGAACGGTTGGGTCAGTAA
- a CDS encoding glutathione S-transferase family protein produces the protein MGRLVDGIWHDVWYDTAATKGHFKRAASQFRNWITPDGEPGPTGEGGFKAEAGRYHLYVSLACPWAHRTLIFRKLTRLEDLITVSIVDPVMLSKGWEFKGESGGTVDHLFGVDALWQVYVKADSHYSGRVTVPVLWDKKQNRMVSNESAEIIRMFNSAFGGITGSHNDYYPAHLRNEIDALNERIYDTVNNGVYKAGFATTQEAYEENVVRVFATLDELEERLGRQRYLTGECITEADWRLFTTLVRFDAVYVGHFKCNIRRIADYPNLSGYLRDLYQVPDVADTVNMAHIKQHYYRSHLTINPTGIVPVGPELDLAAPHGRERLLAA, from the coding sequence ATGGGAAGGCTCGTGGACGGCATCTGGCATGATGTCTGGTACGACACTGCGGCGACCAAAGGTCACTTCAAGCGGGCGGCCTCGCAGTTTCGCAACTGGATCACGCCTGATGGCGAGCCCGGGCCCACTGGCGAAGGCGGCTTCAAGGCTGAGGCAGGCCGCTACCATCTTTACGTCTCACTTGCCTGCCCCTGGGCGCACCGCACGCTGATCTTCCGCAAGCTGACGAGGCTCGAAGACCTGATCACCGTTTCGATCGTCGATCCGGTGATGCTGTCGAAGGGCTGGGAATTCAAGGGCGAAAGCGGCGGCACGGTCGATCATCTTTTCGGTGTCGATGCGCTCTGGCAGGTCTATGTGAAAGCCGATTCGCACTATTCCGGCCGCGTCACGGTCCCGGTGCTGTGGGACAAGAAGCAGAACCGCATGGTCTCGAATGAGTCGGCGGAAATCATCCGCATGTTCAATTCTGCCTTCGGCGGGATCACCGGCTCGCACAACGACTACTATCCAGCGCATCTGCGTAACGAGATCGACGCGTTGAACGAGCGGATCTACGACACCGTAAACAACGGGGTCTACAAGGCCGGCTTCGCAACGACCCAGGAAGCCTACGAGGAAAACGTCGTCCGTGTCTTTGCGACCCTGGACGAACTCGAGGAGCGCCTCGGCCGGCAGCGGTATCTGACCGGCGAGTGCATCACGGAAGCCGATTGGCGCTTGTTCACGACGCTCGTTCGCTTCGACGCCGTCTATGTCGGCCACTTCAAGTGCAACATCCGCCGCATTGCAGACTATCCGAACCTGTCCGGCTACCTGCGCGACCTCTATCAGGTGCCGGACGTCGCCGATACGGTCAACATGGCCCACATCAAGCAGCACTACTACCGCAGCCACCTGACGATCAATCCGACGGGGATCGTTCCGGTCGGGCCGGAACTCGACCTCGCCGCACCCCACGGGCGGGAGCGGCTGCTGGCTGCCTGA
- a CDS encoding MoxR family ATPase, with the protein MGVAKSPEAGLDEKAVIAAAEHALADIALVRKEVGKVIFGQESVVEQTMLAILSGGHALLVGVPGLAKTKLVATLGTVLGLSSSRIQFTPDLMPSDILGSEVMDQDENGKRSFRFVPGPIFTQLLMADEINRASPRTQSALLQAMQEYHVTVAGRANDLPRPFHVLATQNPLEQEGTYPLPEAQLDRFLLQVDVDYPDFAAERRILLETTGISEAQAGRAITSARLQEIQSLIRQMPIGETVLDAILALVRSARPGNGNAATDKQVAWGPGPRAGQALMLCARARALYEGRLAPSVDDVLALAEPVLQHRMALTFSARAEGTTVRDVIASLVNQARG; encoded by the coding sequence ATGGGCGTCGCAAAATCCCCCGAAGCAGGCCTTGACGAAAAAGCCGTAATCGCCGCCGCCGAGCATGCGCTCGCCGACATCGCGCTGGTGCGCAAGGAAGTCGGCAAGGTGATCTTTGGCCAGGAAAGCGTGGTCGAACAGACGATGCTCGCCATTCTGTCCGGCGGTCATGCCCTGCTCGTCGGCGTTCCGGGCCTGGCGAAGACAAAGCTTGTCGCGACACTCGGCACCGTGCTCGGCCTTTCATCAAGTCGCATCCAGTTCACCCCGGACCTGATGCCCTCCGATATCCTTGGCTCGGAGGTGATGGATCAGGACGAAAACGGCAAGCGTTCCTTCCGCTTCGTGCCCGGCCCGATCTTCACCCAGTTGCTGATGGCCGACGAGATCAATCGCGCCTCTCCGCGCACGCAGTCGGCGCTGCTGCAGGCGATGCAGGAGTATCACGTCACGGTCGCAGGCCGCGCCAATGACCTGCCGCGCCCGTTCCACGTGCTGGCAACGCAGAATCCGCTGGAGCAGGAGGGCACCTATCCGTTGCCTGAAGCACAGCTCGACCGCTTCCTGCTGCAGGTAGACGTGGACTATCCTGACTTCGCCGCAGAGCGACGCATCCTGCTTGAAACGACAGGCATTTCCGAGGCGCAGGCCGGTCGGGCCATCACTAGCGCACGCCTGCAGGAAATCCAGTCGTTGATCCGCCAAATGCCGATCGGCGAGACCGTGCTTGACGCGATCCTTGCGCTGGTCCGCTCCGCCCGCCCCGGCAACGGCAATGCGGCAACCGACAAGCAGGTCGCCTGGGGACCCGGTCCGCGCGCCGGCCAGGCCTTGATGCTGTGCGCCCGGGCACGCGCGCTCTACGAGGGCCGGCTCGCACCGTCCGTGGACGACGTGCTGGCGCTGGCCGAGCCTGTGCTGCAACACCGCATGGCGCTGACCTTCTCAGCCCGTGCCGAAGGGACGACCGTGCGCGACGTCATTGCCTCGCTCGTGAACCAGGCCCGCGGCTGA
- a CDS encoding GNAT family protein → MQPVLEGQNVRLRTASAEDADTRFALGNHSAILRMYGIGENAERRASMAIGIFDPACLGTGLGSEVIGLVLRHAFATLRLHRISIRVLAFNRRAIRAYEKSGFVEEGSERETAFIDGAWHDDVMMGILDREFAVSQ, encoded by the coding sequence ATGCAGCCGGTTCTGGAAGGACAAAACGTAAGACTGAGAACCGCGTCTGCCGAGGATGCAGACACACGGTTTGCGCTTGGTAATCACAGCGCGATCCTCAGGATGTACGGCATAGGCGAGAATGCGGAGCGCCGCGCATCCATGGCCATCGGGATCTTCGACCCCGCTTGTCTCGGCACGGGGCTGGGAAGCGAAGTAATCGGGCTCGTTCTCCGGCACGCCTTCGCTACGTTGCGACTGCACCGGATCTCCATACGCGTCCTCGCTTTCAACCGGCGCGCCATCCGTGCCTACGAGAAGTCCGGCTTCGTGGAGGAGGGCAGTGAACGGGAAACCGCGTTCATCGACGGGGCCTGGCATGACGATGTGATGATGGGGATCCTCGACAGGGAGTTTGCTGTCAGCCAATGA
- a CDS encoding metallophosphoesterase: MLRLAHISDVHLGPLPALSVMELASKRITGFINWHSNRRRHLFANTLDLLLDDLERRNPDHLAITGDLVNLAATGEIDAVARWLPGVGTPENVSVVLGNHDAYVPGAYERSTRAWYPYMRGDDAPAEWTEGRSMFPYMRVRGNVALIGCSTAVATPPFAASGYFGRRQARETVNLLRAAGKAGLFRVVMIHHPPIRGATSLHKRMIGIRRFAATISSGGAELVLHGHTHLNTVYWLRSPAGPVPVVGIASASQGPGGHKPPAAYNIFEISGEPGRWNLMRERYALDELGEDVVLAETTRLHTGE, encoded by the coding sequence ATGCTCCGTCTCGCCCATATCTCCGACGTCCATCTCGGCCCGCTGCCTGCGCTTTCCGTCATGGAACTGGCGTCGAAGCGCATCACCGGGTTCATCAACTGGCACAGCAATCGTCGCCGGCACCTTTTTGCCAACACGCTTGATCTGTTGCTGGACGATCTGGAGCGCCGCAATCCGGACCACCTCGCCATCACCGGCGACCTCGTCAATCTCGCCGCCACCGGCGAAATCGACGCTGTCGCACGTTGGCTTCCCGGCGTCGGAACCCCCGAGAACGTCTCGGTCGTGCTTGGCAACCACGACGCCTACGTGCCTGGCGCCTATGAGCGCTCAACACGAGCCTGGTATCCCTACATGCGGGGCGACGATGCACCGGCAGAATGGACCGAGGGTCGTTCGATGTTCCCCTACATGCGCGTGCGCGGCAATGTCGCCCTGATTGGTTGCTCAACAGCCGTGGCGACGCCGCCGTTTGCGGCGAGCGGCTACTTCGGCAGGCGCCAGGCTCGCGAAACCGTCAATCTGCTGCGGGCTGCCGGCAAGGCAGGGCTGTTTCGCGTGGTGATGATCCATCACCCGCCGATCCGCGGAGCGACCTCGCTCCACAAGCGGATGATCGGTATTCGCCGTTTTGCCGCAACGATTTCCTCGGGCGGAGCGGAACTCGTGCTGCACGGGCATACGCACCTCAACACCGTGTACTGGCTGCGCAGCCCCGCCGGCCCGGTCCCGGTGGTCGGCATCGCATCGGCTTCGCAAGGGCCTGGCGGGCACAAACCACCCGCTGCCTACAATATCTTCGAGATTTCCGGAGAACCGGGACGCTGGAACCTCATGCGCGAGCGCTATGCGCTGGACGAACTGGGCGAGGATGTCGTGCTTGCCGAAACGACGCGCCTCCACACAGGGGAATAA